The following nucleotide sequence is from Bremerella alba.
GCGTCTTCTCCTATTGTTGACGACAAAAACATGTACGTGGCCTTCGATGGATTCGACGTGCAGTACGTTGTTGCGTTGGATAAAAAGACCGGCCAAACGGTTTGGAAAACCGATCGCAACATCAAGTACAACACCGACAACGGCGACTGGATGAAAGCATATTCGACCGGCCTGTTGATCACGCATGATGGTCGACGCCAGTTGATTTATCCCAGCGCGGCCGAGACTCAGGCGTTCGATCCCGAAACGGGCGATATTCTGTGGAGCGTCAAGCACGGCGGCATGAACGCGGCCATTCGTCCGATCTATCGTCACGGGCTCGTTTACACGTTCCCCGGCCATGGCAAAAATTTGATCGTGGCTGTCGATCCGTCCGGCAGTGGCGACATCACCGCGAGCCACTTGAAGTGGAGCGCCGGCAAAGGCGTGCCGCTGCGGCCTGGCCCCGTGTTTATTGACGACAAGATCTTCATGCTGGATGACGATGGCGTGGTCTCTTGCCGCGATGCGAAAACGGGGGATGTCGACTGGATCAAACGAATCGGCGGCAACTACCGGGCCTCGCTCATCTGCGCCGGCGAGAACTTGTATGCCTTTACCGACGACGGACACGCAACCGTATTCAAGGCTTCGCCAGAAGAGTACATCGAAGTCAGCCAGGCCGACTTCCCTTCTGGGTTTCAGGCATCCGGCGTCCCCTTGGACGACTCGCTCTACTTACGAAGCGTTGACGGGCTTTACTGCTTTCGCCATCCCAAGCCGTAACTGGCTACCGTTAGACGCTTCGCCTCACTCATTTTGTTCCCGGGAGACCTTTGATGAATTTCGTTTTACGTTCCGTTTGCGCAATGGGGATCAGCCTTGTCTGCGGAGTCCCCTTGCTGGCGGAAGACGGAAAGAATTCAGTCCACCAAACGCGTGAAGAAAAGGTCTTAGGAGACCGCGAAAAGGTTCTATCGGACGGCTATTGGATTTACAACGGCTTTGAAGAAGGGGTCAAGCAGGCCCAAGAGACCGGCAAGCCTTTGCTGGTTGTCTTGCGTTGCATTCCGTGCGAAGAGTGCGTCAAGCTCGACGAAGAGATCATGGAAAAGGATCCTGTCCTACGGAAGCTGCTCGATCAGTACGTTCGTGTGCGGATCGTCGGTACCAACGGTCTTGACCTCGATCTGTTTCAGTACGACTACGACCAATCGTTTGCCGTGTTTCTGATGAATGCCGACAAGACGATTTACGGACGTTTCGGCACACGCTCGCACCGTACCGACTGGACCAGCGACGTTTCGATTGAAGGCCTGGCCAAGGCACTCGATGGGGGCCTCAAGCTGCATGCGAACTACCCTGGCAATAAAGCCTACTTTGCCGGCAAGCATGGCGATAAGCCGCTTTATTCGTCGCCTGAGAAGTTTCCTTCGTTGAAAGACAAATACACCGACACGCTGAACTATGAAGGGGATGTGGTTCAAAGCTGTATTCACTGCCATCAGATTGGCGACGCTCAGAAGTCTGTTTTTCGAGATCGCGGGAAAGCGATTCCCGATGAATTTGTCTTCCCCTATCCGCACCCTAAAACACTGGGGATGATTATCGACCCGAGCGAGATGAACACCCTGAAAGAAGTCGCTTCAGGCTCGATTGCCGAGCAGGCCGGTCTTCAGGCGGGCGATCAGGTCTTTGCTTTGAATGGGCAAGTCATTCTCTCGATCGCCGATATCCAGTGGGTGCTGCATCATGCTCAGGACCAAGACAGCCTGCAGGCCGAGATTGTCCGCGATGGCAAACGCATCATCAAGCCGATCAAGCTTACCGAAGGATGGCGTCAACAAGATGACCTTTCGTGGCGCGTGGGTGCCTGGCCAATGCGGGCCATGGCGTTGGGCGGCATGAAGCTTGAAGAATTGACGCCTGAAGAGCGTAAGAGTGCAGGAATCACCGATCCACAGAAGATGGCCTTGAGGGTACGCAGTGCAGGTCGCCATGGCAAACATGGGTTGGCCAGGAAAACGGGTTTCAAGGTCGATGACATCCTGGTCGCGTTCGATGGCCGCAATGACCTTCTGCGTGAGACCGATTTGCTGGCGTATGCCGTGCAAAACTGCATGCCAGGCGAAAAGGTAGAGATCGACCTTATTCGCGGCAGCAAACCGATGTCGCTTTCGCTGGGAATGCAGAAGTAAGCCGAGCGCATAATAAAGGCCCCGCCAAGATTTCTCTTCGCGGGGCCTTCTCATCCAGATTTCTTAGTTAGTCGACTAGCGACTAGTCAGCGGCGTCGCCGACGGCGGCACCAATACCAGCGCCGATTCGGGCACCTTCTCGACCACCGATGGCTCCACCAATGCCGGCTCCGATGCCAGCACCACGGCGGACATCAGGATCGGCAAATCGACGATCGTAGTTGCGTCGACCTCCGTCCATGTAGTACCGACCGTTGTTGTCGTAGTAGTGCTGACGACCATTTTCGTAATAGAAACGCGTGCCGTCGTTATCGCGATAGTAGTAACCATCGCTGTAGGGCGAACCGCGGTAACCGGTCGAGCGACGTGGCTGGTAGTTGTCGTACCAGTCGCCACCGTGTCCGTAGCCTGGACCGTTATAACGAACCCAACCGTTGTTACGGTAAACCATCCAGTTGTTGGCTGGGGTCCAATACCACCACACGCCGTTCTGGTTCTTGAAACGCCAGCGAGCGGATCGATCGTCGTCGCGACGGTCACGATCTCGACGATCGTAGTTATCGCGGTCACGACCATCACGGACGCGGTCGTCTCGGTCACGGATTCGATCATCACGATCAAAGTCGCCTCGGTCGCGACCATCTCGATCTCGCATCCGAGCATCGGCGTTGATACGAGCGTCACCGTCGACTCGAGCATCGGCATCTACGCGAGCGTCGGCGGCACCGCGACGATTGGCTTCGGCATCGACATCGACGTTGGCGTTAACATCCGCTTGAGGCGGCGTTGGCACGTTGTCGTTTAGGTTCGGAGCACTGGCGTCAATGGACGAATCAACTTGACCTTGGGTAGCCCCTTCGATCGAGTCGGTTAGCCCTTGCGTCGGTGCTTCGGGGGTGTTGGGTGGGCTGACTTCGCCGGCTGCTTTGGCACCTGCCTGAGCACCCGTGTCGACAGCGTCTTGCGCACCAGCGGCGGCGTTTCCTGCAGCTTCGACTGCGCCACTAGCGGAATCGCCAGCTGCCTCGACGGCTCCGCCCACATCTTGGGCGTTCAACGAGCCGGCCAGCGCCAAGCCTGTCGCCGCGACCAGACCTAAGATCCAATTACTAGACGAAATTTTCATATTGATGTCCTTTCTCAAGAGAACAGAGAACTTCCAAGTTCGTGAATACGTTGTTACGACACAGTTGCAAACGCATTCAAATTTCGTCATCCGTTATTAGATGACGATTATTCACGAATTGATTTAGAAAAGGTTAATGGCAATGGGCATGCCAAATTGCGCACCACTTTAAGAAAAGGTGCTTCTAGAAAGGAGTTTGTGCTGAATAGCCCGCAATTTCCTTGATTGTTCGGTACTTCCCTCAACGTGGAACCGAGATGGTAATGGGTAACAATGGTCGTGCGGCAATCACCGTGGAGCTTCCCGGTTCAACAAAAAGAGGCCGTTCCAGATGGAACGGCCTCCTAATGATTTGGCTACGAATCAACGGCGAAACTAGTCGTCGAGATTCTTGAGCTTGATGTTTTTCCAAGCCACGGTGTAAGGTCCTTGATCCTTAGCGATCCCATGCACCTGCAGGCCAAGGAAGCCTTTAGGGTGGGTCTTGTAGATCTCGGCATCGTTCAGCGTTTCGATTGGTTCGCCGTTGATCCAGGTTTGAATCTGTGGGCCTTTGGCAACGATTCGGAAGTGATTCCATTCGCCGTCTTTGAAGTGCGAGTGAGGCTTGAGACGTTCTTTCGGGGTCAACCAACCGCGGCCGGTTGCTTCGCCGTAGACGTAGCCAGCTTCCGCTTTGCCTGCTTCGATTTCGACCTGTGGTCCGTTCACGCGACCTTCGTTGGTGTTGCCTTTGGTTTGCGAACGGATCTGCACACCCGAATTCAAGCGATCGTGAACTTTGACATCGAACTCAAGTTCAAAGTCGCCGTAGTCCTTGTCACTGCAAAGGAACGAATTAGGGCTGCCGGTCTTGGTCGTGCCGAGGATGGTGCCGTCGACTACTTCGTAAGTCGCGGTGCCGTTCTTCTGCGTCCAGCCGGTTAGGTCTTTGCCATTGAACAGTTCTGTCCAACCTTCTTCGGCCTGAACCGTTGCTGTGAAACAGAAAAGCAACAGACCGAGCATGAGCCACGTTTTTTGCATGGGTAGAAAAATCCTAAGTTGAGTGAGTGGATGGGGGTTTAGAGAGGGAAGTCTATTATTCCTACCCTGGTTGCCTGCTTCAACCAAGTGTGTCGCAATTGCACAGAAAAAGCCCCTTTTCAGGGTCAAAACCTGAAAAGGGGCCCGTCATTACTCGGACTTTCGTTTTAAGTCGGCCCTATTTGCTGCAGCAGGCGGCTACGGCATCGCAGCAAGCCTGACCTTCTTCGCAGCACGCAGGCTTATCTTTCTCGCAGCAAGCTTCCTGAGTTTCGCAGCATGCCAGACCCAAGGTGCAGCAGTCGGCTTGAGACGCCGTCGCTGCCGAGGTGCCAGGAACAGCCAAAGCTCCGAAACCCAGTCCGAAAGCCAACAAAGAACCAAATGCAATTTTAGTGATCATAGTCACGTCCTTATTTTCAAAATGAATGTTATGTGTCAGCGTGATCGCTGTGGCACGGATTTTCCGCGCACACGGATCTTGAGATAGCTAATTAATGGCAGTCGACAGAACGTCGTTAACAGCGCCAGACACACTTCAGAACGTGAATCGGAACCGAGGCTTTCGTGTCGCTAATCGACACGCTCGGCATAAGCACTGGCAGAGCAGCGATCGTACGCGACGCAAAGAGGTCGGCAACGTAGACGACCGGGACCTGGTCAACGGCCAGGGCACGAACTTCGAAAGTAACCGGCTGAATTTGACAGCGGCAATCGGGGCTAGTCGGAACGTGCTGCTGCTGAGAGGTGTTCGCCTTTTTCGCTTGGCAACACGATACAACCGGCGCATCCCCGAAGTCATTGGAAGCGGCACAATGCAAACGACACCACCCTGGTCCCACTGCCAACAGCGTGGCCAGGATGAGAATCAGGGTTGGTGTATAAATGCGATGCATGTGCGTGTGGGTCCTTGGAGGAAGCGATGTATTCTTACCTGCTCAATACGAAAGTCAAGCTACCACGGTTCGCTCAGAACATCCGTAGTTGTGATTTTCCGTTTTCACCCGGGCCGCGGAACTGCGACGTATCTAACGGAATCTTACGCTTATCGAGGCCATAGCGATGCTGAAACAAGGAGAACGTTTTGGCGATCGTAGCGGCGATCCCCCCTTCTCCGCGCATGCGGGTTCCCCAGCGTGAATCGGTAAGTTGTCCTCCCCGACAGGCTTCAATGCGTGAACGAACTCGCTGGGCGTGCTCCGGCAAATGCTCCTCAAGCCAAGTAACGAAAATCTCTTTCACGGAGTGTGGTAAGCGCAACAGCGTGTAGCCGGCACTAACGGCTCCTCGCTGGGATGCGGCCTCAAGAATCGCTGGAATCTCGGAATCAGTCAGCCCCGGCACAATAGGGGCGACCATTACATTCACGGGAATGCCTGCGGCGGTGAGTTGCTCTACCGCCGCAAGCCGAGCCGCAGGGCTGGATGTGCGTGGCTCCATCAGTCGTGTCAGCTTCTGATCAAGAGAGGTTATGCTCAGATTCACACAGACTAGATTGTGCCGGGCCATCTCCGAGAGCAAATCGAGGTCACGCAGGACTAATGCGTTTTTGGTGATGATCCCCATCGGTTGCCGCGCTTCAAGAGCGACTTCTAGGCATCCCCGCGTGACTTCAAACTCGCGTTCTGCCGGTTGGTAACAGTCGGTCACGCCTGACATGGCGATCACTTCGCATCGCCAGATCGGCTTACGCAGGAAATTGCGAAACAGGTGCGGGGCATCTTTCTTGACCATGATCTTGGTCTCGAAATCGAGGCCACTGCTCAGCCCGAGAAACTCGTGATATGGCCGGGCATAACAGTAACTACATCCGTGCGCACAGCCACGATAGGGATTCAAGCTATAGGTGAAGAGAATGTCAGGACTGTCGTTCTTAGTGATCAGAGACTGCGTGAGGTCGGCAAAGTACTCGGTCGGTACCTTCCGCGGGGCGAACTCCTGGGTATCGGTCGGGTCGAGATGTTCCAAATCCCGCGCAACACTCAACCGCTCAAATCGATTGGTGGGATTTTCGCTGGTCCCACGTCCTACAGCTTTTCGGGCAGATTCCATTGCCTGGTACCATCGATGAAGATGAATGATGACGGCACCATAAGTATACATGCGTACATGCACCCTGCCAAGTCAATTTAACCGGCAAATGGAAATGTGGCCGCTCCATTGAGTCCAGGCTGACAGCGAAAAATGCCTCCAGCTTGGGGAAACTGCTTGAGCTGCTCGTCACTTAAGCCTTTGCGGGGCGTGGCGATATAGAGTTGATCGAGGTTTTCTCCCCCGAAGCAACACGACGTAACATTCGGACAGGGGATTTCGATCTTCCCGAGCAGTTCCCCAGAGCGCGGATCCCAACGGCAAACCGCTGCGCCACCCCACATCCCGGTCCACAGCATTCCTTCCGCATCGATCGTCATTCCGTCCGGCTTGCCAATTCCCAGCGATTCCGGAATATCGACCACCATGCGCCGATTGCTGATGTGACCGGTCTCGATGTCGTAGTCGAATGCGTCGATCTTCCGCGTGGCCGTATCGATGTAATAGAACAGCTTGTGATCAGGCGACCAGCAAAGCCCGTTGCTATTCACGACGCCTGGCACAACTGTTTCGTAGTTAAATTGGCTGTCGAAACGGTAGCAATTGGCGTCACCTGGCGTGCGTGTGTCGGAAATCGTGCCGGCAAACAACCTACCCCTTGGGTCGCATTTTGCGTCGTTAAATCGAGTGGTGGCCGAGTTAGTATCGGGGTTAGCCACCTTGGCGATCTCGCCCGTTTGGGGATTCAGGCGTACGATTCCCTCGCGCGTGCCCACAACAATATCTCCCTGCGAAGAGGCAATCGCGAAGCTGCATTCTTTCTCGACAGTCCAGGCCTCATTTTTTCCACTTTCAGGATCGAAACGATTCACCAGGCTGTTTTCGATATCGACCCACAGTAGTTTTCCGGTCGTGGCATCCCAGGAAGGACCTTCTCCGAGCGTCGCTTGAATATCGAGAACGCACTGAGCTTCATATGTCTGCATAAGATTATCCGCCGGTCCGCTATGGGGTGTTGTGAAACGTCGGTAAGACTTTTTAAAATATGGAGTTGCTTGTCAATCAAGCCAGACCGCCGATCGTAGGCTGACCAGCCGCGATCTGCAAGGACATCCTCCAGCCCCCCAAGTCGCAGCCCTATGGCAGATAGCCAATACACTCAGGAACTTCGCGTCGCCGTTCATGCCGTCGTCGAAGCCAGCAAGATCTGCCGTCATATCCAATCGACGGAGGACTTTGCGGAGTTGTCGAAAAACGACCGCAGTCCGGTCACCGTCGCAG
It contains:
- a CDS encoding PQQ-binding-like beta-propeller repeat protein, with protein sequence MRLPIIVSFCLTLLSWNTLSAENHWPEFRGSDGNGANFSAKVPTDLSKPLNMAWKAEPHGRGWSSPVVWGDQLWITTATEDGKQQSVLCYDRNTGEKKFDILLFENDEVDEAHLTNSYASCTPAIEEGRIYVHFGRYGTACLDTKTGKKLWERRDLPCDHHRGPASSPIVDDKNMYVAFDGFDVQYVVALDKKTGQTVWKTDRNIKYNTDNGDWMKAYSTGLLITHDGRRQLIYPSAAETQAFDPETGDILWSVKHGGMNAAIRPIYRHGLVYTFPGHGKNLIVAVDPSGSGDITASHLKWSAGKGVPLRPGPVFIDDKIFMLDDDGVVSCRDAKTGDVDWIKRIGGNYRASLICAGENLYAFTDDGHATVFKASPEEYIEVSQADFPSGFQASGVPLDDSLYLRSVDGLYCFRHPKP
- a CDS encoding Trx7/PDZ domain-containing (seleno)protein codes for the protein MNFVLRSVCAMGISLVCGVPLLAEDGKNSVHQTREEKVLGDREKVLSDGYWIYNGFEEGVKQAQETGKPLLVVLRCIPCEECVKLDEEIMEKDPVLRKLLDQYVRVRIVGTNGLDLDLFQYDYDQSFAVFLMNADKTIYGRFGTRSHRTDWTSDVSIEGLAKALDGGLKLHANYPGNKAYFAGKHGDKPLYSSPEKFPSLKDKYTDTLNYEGDVVQSCIHCHQIGDAQKSVFRDRGKAIPDEFVFPYPHPKTLGMIIDPSEMNTLKEVASGSIAEQAGLQAGDQVFALNGQVILSIADIQWVLHHAQDQDSLQAEIVRDGKRIIKPIKLTEGWRQQDDLSWRVGAWPMRAMALGGMKLEELTPEERKSAGITDPQKMALRVRSAGRHGKHGLARKTGFKVDDILVAFDGRNDLLRETDLLAYAVQNCMPGEKVEIDLIRGSKPMSLSLGMQK
- a CDS encoding 3-keto-disaccharide hydrolase, yielding MQKTWLMLGLLLFCFTATVQAEEGWTELFNGKDLTGWTQKNGTATYEVVDGTILGTTKTGSPNSFLCSDKDYGDFELEFDVKVHDRLNSGVQIRSQTKGNTNEGRVNGPQVEIEAGKAEAGYVYGEATGRGWLTPKERLKPHSHFKDGEWNHFRIVAKGPQIQTWINGEPIETLNDAEIYKTHPKGFLGLQVHGIAKDQGPYTVAWKNIKLKNLDD
- a CDS encoding PA0069 family radical SAM protein; translated protein: MYTYGAVIIHLHRWYQAMESARKAVGRGTSENPTNRFERLSVARDLEHLDPTDTQEFAPRKVPTEYFADLTQSLITKNDSPDILFTYSLNPYRGCAHGCSYCYARPYHEFLGLSSGLDFETKIMVKKDAPHLFRNFLRKPIWRCEVIAMSGVTDCYQPAEREFEVTRGCLEVALEARQPMGIITKNALVLRDLDLLSEMARHNLVCVNLSITSLDQKLTRLMEPRTSSPAARLAAVEQLTAAGIPVNVMVAPIVPGLTDSEIPAILEAASQRGAVSAGYTLLRLPHSVKEIFVTWLEEHLPEHAQRVRSRIEACRGGQLTDSRWGTRMRGEGGIAATIAKTFSLFQHRYGLDKRKIPLDTSQFRGPGENGKSQLRMF
- a CDS encoding SMP-30/gluconolactonase/LRE family protein; this encodes MQTYEAQCVLDIQATLGEGPSWDATTGKLLWVDIENSLVNRFDPESGKNEAWTVEKECSFAIASSQGDIVVGTREGIVRLNPQTGEIAKVANPDTNSATTRFNDAKCDPRGRLFAGTISDTRTPGDANCYRFDSQFNYETVVPGVVNSNGLCWSPDHKLFYYIDTATRKIDAFDYDIETGHISNRRMVVDIPESLGIGKPDGMTIDAEGMLWTGMWGGAAVCRWDPRSGELLGKIEIPCPNVTSCCFGGENLDQLYIATPRKGLSDEQLKQFPQAGGIFRCQPGLNGAATFPFAG